The Rutidosis leptorrhynchoides isolate AG116_Rl617_1_P2 unplaced genomic scaffold, CSIRO_AGI_Rlap_v1 contig597, whole genome shotgun sequence nucleotide sequence AATTAGGAAGGAGTAAATGAACCATTCCTCACGACTGAAGCTTGAAAATTTGAGTAGCTGGGTTATTTTCAAAATGCCTATCGATGCCAAATCTTCATCTGATGAAAAATGCCTTGCTTTTAACATTCCTGCCAATCCATGAAAGAAAACTAAATATTTTACTAAATAAGAAAATCAAAAATTAAAAGATACGAGGCGGAAATCGAAATATGAATCTGGAAGGCAGAAATCAGAATCACAAAAGCTGGTAGTTTCAAATCGAAGATTATAACAATTGACCAACCTGGGAGAAGTTCTCATCATGGGCACACGTTCAAAGCGTTTGGAGGTTATCTAAAAGAAAACAATACGTACGTGCAACTCACGGAATTAGACAACTTTAAAAACAATTCTCAATATCATACATTAACTTGCGCAAGAAGTTTCATTGACCTTTCTTAAATAGCATAAATGGGTGCCGGTAGCTTTCCTCTTCTGTTTCAATTTCACGGCGGCCATCCCGTCCTCATCAGCATTGTCCAAGAAGGACTTAAATTATCCTGACCCTGCTCATGTTCATCAAGGAGTAATCGAACTCCAGGCTCATTTGTTGCTTGCATAGGAAGATACTCCCTGAAAAGCACGCAGTGCTGTTCAAGATGCCATCTTTTATACTCTACCTCCTCCGTTCTACTTCTCTTTCCCTTTCTCTATCCCTCTCAAACCTACAAAAAACATAGTATAACAGAATCCCAAAATTCAAACAAATCAACCATCTGTAATCAATATAAAATATTCCATTAAAGAATATATATCCATCTCAAAGTTTTTTTTCAATACGCATGCCTGCCTGCATCTGTTAGTTACCTATATGAGTAAAGTTATGCTACGTGGGTACGTAATTCAAACTTCCAATTTGGACATCTTTTCCTTCACAATTCATATCTAAAAAAGAATTCAAGGCTTAATCCAAACatgttttagtaaaaaaaaatgataaaaatttgaAGCTTAAACCTCAAACTATTTAAATATACCTGATTTGGTATCGAGATTTGGGGGATGAAGCGAAGAGTTCCTGGAGGGAAAAGGAGAAGAGTGGGTCCCTGGAAAGGGGTTCATCGTAAGGGAGGTACCATAACAGAGGATCAAAGCAAGGGTTCCACCAAATGAAAGGGTTGAACCTCGACTCCTCATAAGCTCTCGAAATATCAGCGAAATCCAATGAGAATAACTCCGACCACAGCGAATCTTCTCCTGAAAGTTCGTTTAGCCGTTTGCACGTGACAGAGACAGAGCAGATATCTTCATACGTCAGTTTCGTGCTGCTGATGCCATGCTCGAGAATCTTTCTCCCAAAGATCATCTGGTAAATCAGACATAGTTTTCGTTTTGATAAGAGGTCCGAAGAAAAACTCTTTTAAGAGCTTTTTGTTTCCCTCTTTGTTTTTCTCCCTCCATTCAATTGGACCGTTGACAGATAACAAACCAAAAAGTCGTTATGTGGTCGTTAAGCTTTCAAATATGCTTCATCCACTACATTTTTCAGAAGCTACAAATATAGTTTCCCTTTCACCAACGCATCAGGATAATTCCAATAGATAAAATATCTTAAAAAGATGGCAAATCCGTACCATGTAACTTCTTCGACGATGAACTTATTGGTAGCAGCATGTATAAAAACGACTAGACCAAGTCTAGTTGTTCCTCATAATAATTCTACTAAATAGAGATTTATAAAGCGAACATGTAAATAAATATTAATGCAATAGGAATATGGTACAAAAAATTTGACTCTATCTAAAAGTCAAGCATTTTCCCACAACTTGTGTGTATTTTTCTGTAAAATATACCAACTTTTACAAGGTGGCAAGCTATAAAATTCAGGATTTTCGAGCAAAGAGTTCACATGTGATAATATCATCCATGGATGCCGCTGAACTGCCACAAGCCAACACTGGAACCAAATTAAATATTGGCGTCTCATCATTGTGAACGTTCTCTCCCACTTCTTTCAGAGCATTGCTAAAAATGAGTGACAACTTCTCTGTTGGCAAACCAATCTTGGCTGGAAAATACAGCCTCAAATTctatacagaaaaaaaaaataaaaaaatacacatTTAGAAATATGTGATTGGGTGACCAAACATGGAAATAAACAGCAAAGGTGTATGAGTTATCCACTTACCATGATATCTTTCCACATGAAGTTTTCAATCAAAATCTTATCAAGCAGATAAATGCAAAATCTTGATATGTTCCCCAGTTGACCTTCTGTGAGAGAATTTTGATTATCCACCATGATTTGATCAGCAGCCAGTGTTTTAGAACAAATCTTTGAAGCAACTTCCCTTGTGATGCATAAAATCGCGGCACATATCTTTTCATTGAGAATACACTTCTGAATGCAAGAATCATGCCATTCTTCGCTTTGAAACTCCCAATGATCGGACAATTTTATGCTTGAGACAACTTGAGCAACTTCATCAGCTGTATCGCCGTCCTCTTCAACATAAAGCATGGGTTTTACTTCTACAAAAGCTCTGCATAACAGGAAACAAGAACTTATCAGATGCATACTTCTCAGTTAAAATATAGCACACATAACAGATAAATGTTTACCTTTTTGGAAGGTCGGGCACAAGGACATACAAAAACATCGGACTTAGGTTTTTAGATACACTTCTCTTATCCAGACTAAGTCTTGTTTGTTTCAGGTAAGTGTTCATCCCCTCTTGAATTTTGAATCTCTCCGACGGAGGAATATTCGTTGAACAATAAACAACGAAAAGAATGACGGAAGTAGAAATTGAACGCTTGTAGGTTCTTGCCACAGCTTCACTATTTTTGAGTGCTTGTTCCAGCTCTGCAGTGGGGCCTCCATTGCAGAGAGTCATAGTGGGAGGATCAAGCCCCAGTTGACCAGCCATGTAGAGTATCTCCTTGTGCAAGGTTGCCTGAAAAGAGTATCATAAAATAAGCGTTGGTTAATTAGCATTGAAACTTGAATTTCCAAAAGTAAGAAAAATGATAATTCAATATACCTGACTATATGGGCCAATGCAGCTAGGTGCCCAGGATGAGATACTTTGTACATGCAGAACTCTTTTGCTCTGGTCATTTGTCACTAGGACTTCAATGTAAGCCTTTCCCAAACCAACTTGCAACAATGGGAGCTCAATTGTACTACGAGAAGGAACTCCAAAAGGACACTTATCTTGAGTAATAAAGGATACATATGTATCATTGGCCTTTGTGAAATCATTCATGTCGGCTATATAAAGATGTACATACAGGACATGCTCCCAACTGAAACCATGTCTCTTAAGCTGTGATTCAACTTTCTTCAAAACAAGTTCAAGATCTTCCTGCAATGCTGTCAATCCAAATAAAAAACTCAATTAAGAAATTTAATGATGCAGACAAAGAGAAGAAAATAGAAAACAATCTTGCAGCGATGGTTTCCTATCGGTCATCATTGTATACCTGTAGAAGTTTTCGAAGTATCTTCCAACCAGCAACAAATGGAAAATGTATCATCCTTGTTCGTCTTTGAAATATGAATTCTGTCATCTGTAATTTCTTCAGGAACAACTTCAGTGGCATCTGCAATAGAGGGGTACGTAGTTTCACATCTTTCTACACTGTCTGCGTGCACTTCGAATACAAACCCCTTATTACCCTCACAGACACCATTAAGTGTGTCACATCCACCAGATTCAATGGATACCTTATTTTCCAAATGAAATTCCAAGGGATGAAGAACCCCAACAGGAGCTATAGAATCTGAAGAATGCAGCACAACTTCGAATTTGTCGAGAACAATTCGAGCGTTCTGAAAATGCCAATATTATGAGGCTCATAAGAGGGAATGGCAATGAAACAGAAATCAAAGCTGTTGTATAAACAAATTATATAGCCTTGATAGTTCTACATTCATGATACTGGCTGACATAAAATATAATCAGGAGAACAGTTTGATTAATAAATCAGTCAAACAATGAAGAGGGATGATAAACTTTTCAATCCAGTGAAGTAATTATATCAGAAGAGGGGGCGGAACAAATTTACCACAAACAATGGGCAGTCAAGTGTTAAAGTTTCATATTCCCCACCTTCACCACATACATTAATCCCATACAACCTGCAAACCGAAAAGTAAATCAGCACAAAAATGTATGCACACGTTGATAAGTGTATATAGCATTCACATAAAAAATAGTAATCAATCCTGAACATACTCTTTTAATTTATGCAAATAGGAATTCAAGGATTCTAATTCCTTTCCAAGGTGCTTTGCAGGGTCCAATCCAATGGCAGCAACCTATAAAAAAACAGTTTGTCAAAAAATGTACCCAGATCATAACAACCATCCCTCAAAGATGACATTGCCTGCATAAACTCCCTCTTTCCTCTATGTAGTATATATGCGTGCGTAGAATGAAAATGCAGAAACAAGGGAAAGCTAAGGGGTTATTCTAGTTGATTTCAGATGCATCAGCTCACACATTGCAGATGTTGATATGTgagaaaaaaaatttaatatattctCCCGGCTTAAAAACCAAAATATGACAGTATCAAAAGTTCGAAACAATAAATAATACCTTTACTGTGATGGCCACAATTTCATTTGTTATCTGTCGGGGGAAAAAGAGACTAGATCCAGTGAGAAGAAACAGTTTGATTGTTGGACCAAAATTAATAGAGGTAAAAAACAAACACTATTTACCATTTCCTGAAGCAGCAGAGACTGGTCCTGTCTCCATAAATATGCGAGAGAAACAAGCCCCAACCGCGAACAAACACTTTCCACCCTTAATCTCTGATAGTCTGATGCAATTGCACCCGAAGAAACTGCATTGACAGTTGGTATCTGTCTTTTTACCTCCTTTAGCAAAATAAACAAATCTTCGACTTCATCGCCAGGAGTCAGTTTATAGCTAAGCTCTTGGTGCCTAATAATGCACAAAAAATTCGTCAAGCCAGTGGAAAAACAACTTTCTGCAAAATGCATTCCTAAGTTGAAATTTGATCGCTGTTCTTGCCGAGTTCAATTTAGTAAATCCTCTGTTAACAGAATATGATCATGAGAAAGTTAAGTTATTTTTGTGTTACACCAGGATGCAGACAATTTACCGAACACATGTTGATAATATCATCATTCTCGTATCAATTATGAGCTACAACTAGTGAAATCCGAGCTACTGTAAGAGTTGCAAGCACAGAAGAAGACAGCTACACTAGTGATAGACTTGGACATAACAGGTTTCTGAAAGTAAAAGAAGTTAACTTGCCTTGAGGATCCTTTTATTCGCCTTCTGAACAAGGGTAGTCCCATACATTCTGCAATACTAACAATTATTTGGTGCCCGACCTGAAAGAGCATTCGACAGCTTACCGACCAATTTAACAAATTGAATAAAGACATCATTGAATGAATCACTTTGGAGCATAATATAATATACACACTTAAAAAACGCACATTTAATTTACACATGAATAAGCAATCAACGAAGATTTCAAGAGAAATACGTACGGTTTGGTACATGTAGCTATCCAATTCGTCGACGGAATCATCGGAGGGCAACAAATTAGCGAGAGCGACAACTTGGTGACCGTATTGTATGCACTTCATCATGGCGTAACAGCTGTCCTTTCCGCCGCTGACTAACGCCACCACCTTCATGTTTCTTCACGATTTACAGTTGTTGACAAGTGCTGAAGAAGATCGAAGAAGAAATAGCTTTTTGAGTGTCGAGTCGTCGTTTGACTTGCTTTGGCGTCAACTGTTAACGGTTTTCGTTCCAAATGGCTTTAGGGTTTAACTTTCTATTGGTTCGACTATTTCCGATTTTGAGTTTTAGCCAGTTGACTTTTTTTCCGCGTTTTACTGGACCGAGCGAGTATCATTTAAGatgaattctatttttatttactcCCTCCGTCTACTATTGCGCTAATATAGATGATTTTTTTAGTTTTTCTATATATATTcaaagagaatatatatatatatatatacttttcatttgAAATGTAGGATGAAATGTTAAAAAAATACACATATTAGGACGGAGAAAATATAATCTCCTCAATTATGCTAATCTCTCATCTCAACGCACAGAGAAGCGATAGGGACTGGCGATAGAGATTTTTCCCATTTACAAAGGAGGGAAACGTTTAGGATGGACAAAATAATAGGACTAAAAAAACAATTTAATAATTGGCAACTCGTGCTACTCAAGTCAGTGAGTTGGCGTGTTTAATATATTCGGGTCAACTAGTTAAACGGCATACGACCCTATTCATTTGACAAGCCGCGCGTGGACTCTCAGCGCTCGTGGCAAGACAATGGAATGGGATTGAGAAACACAATTATCCCTCGTTAGTCAAACAGAAGGAGGTATGCTTGACTTGGTGTTAATTCCTAACACAAAACCTCGTCACTCAAAAGCTTGGATTGTCAATAAACTACTACCTGTTAAGTAACATAACGAGGTATTAGTCATGTTAATGAGCCTTTGC carries:
- the LOC139884740 gene encoding diphthine--ammonia ligase, with translation MKVVALVSGGKDSCYAMMKCIQYGHQVVALANLLPSDDSVDELDSYMYQTVGHQIIVSIAECMGLPLFRRRIKGSSRHQELSYKLTPGDEVEDLFILLKEVKRQIPTVNAVSSGAIASDYQRLRVESVCSRLGLVSLAYLWRQDQSLLLQEMITNEIVAITVKVAAIGLDPAKHLGKELESLNSYLHKLKELYGINVCGEGGEYETLTLDCPLFVNARIVLDKFEVVLHSSDSIAPVGVLHPLEFHLENKVSIESGGCDTLNGVCEGNKGFVFEVHADSVERCETTYPSIADATEVVPEEITDDRIHISKTNKDDTFSICCWLEDTSKTSTALQEDLELVLKKVESQLKRHGFSWEHVLYVHLYIADMNDFTKANDTYVSFITQDKCPFGVPSRSTIELPLLQVGLGKAYIEVLVTNDQSKRVLHVQSISSWAPSCIGPYSQATLHKEILYMAGQLGLDPPTMTLCNGGPTAELEQALKNSEAVARTYKRSISTSVILFVVYCSTNIPPSERFKIQEGMNTYLKQTRLSLDKRSVSKNLSPMFLYVLVPDLPKRAFVEVKPMLYVEEDGDTADEVAQVVSSIKLSDHWEFQSEEWHDSCIQKCILNEKICAAILCITREVASKICSKTLAADQIMVDNQNSLTEGQLGNISRFCIYLLDKILIENFMWKDIMNLRLYFPAKIGLPTEKLSLIFSNALKEVGENVHNDETPIFNLVPVLACGSSAASMDDIITCELFARKS